AATGGGAAACGTCTTCTCATCTGAGGATCTTCGATTCCTCCCACTTGAACCCGCTGCAGGCTTTGAAGAGAAACGCTTTCTTGATAGTAAGCCTTTATATCCATGACTCCCTCATAAGGGTCTCCAAACCAGGAAATTCTGCTTCCTGGCTGAACGATGAATTCCCTCCTGATTACATTGTACAAGGAGAAATTGTATTTGGCTTCTGTGATCTCGTAATTGCCCAGCATGGAAAAGTTACCTTGGGTATCAATATTCATATTGATTACTCCCCTTCCTCTTCCCTGAATATTTTCGCCGGTTCGGGGGTCAATCTGGATTTCGATGTAGGCGTCAGGAGTGACATCAAAATTAAAATTCATCCGGACATTGTTGATGGCCAGTTTTTCAACCCCTTCCACTAATTCCATTTGGACCCTACTTGTGTCTCTAATATTGATGATATTGATAAATTCTTCCTGGGCCTGTTCATTACTGCTTCCAAAAGGAATATAAATTCTTGTATTGGGCTGTGATGTTGCCCTTGCTGTAATATCCAGGTTGTTGGCGGCCCCAAAAATATTGAGCGAGCCTGTAACATATGCCGTTCCATAAAAGAGATCATTGTCCCTAATGGTGGTATTTAAAACCTGGAAATTTTCCAGGTTGGAACTGATATCGAGGATAAAGTCGGAGAAGTAATCATGGGAAATACCGCCCCGCATTCTGGCAATATTACCATTCACATCACGTAATTGTAGTTCTCTGAAGCTTATTTCATTGGGATTAAAAATTACATTGCCGTTGACCGTATAGAAAGTATTGAGGTAATTGATCAATACAGTGCCTCCATTCAGCCTTCCGGTACCCAAGACCACAGGAAAATTTATGGTTCCTTCAATGATCAACTCACCTGAAACTGTACCCCCTAATCTGGTCAGATAATCCGAAAGGAAGGGTTCTAAGACCGAAAGATCGGTGTCATTTAAGCTGGCCTTGAGTGCAAGTTCATCATCATCACTTCCCAAATAACCATTTACAGTGATTACTTTTTTATCTTCTCTAGTATTGGTCAGGTCAAGGTGGATCAACCTGTCAGAAAAATAGGTGGCTGCATCGATATCACCTACAAGGAATTTGTTGATATACATCTCCTCTATTTTGAGCTGTCCATTGACGCCGATATTTTCATAAAAATTGCTCAATCCAAATTGCCCGTTGGCATAACCTTCAAATTCTTTGGTGCTTAGGGTATTGAAAAAGTCCAGATTCAGTTCGTTGATCTGTAGGGAAAGGATGTCTTTTGGATCGGGTGAAATGGTTCCGTTGAAAGAGATGAATTGATTTTCGTTGAATAATTTGATATTGTCAAAAAGGAATGTTTTACCGGTTATATAGATCTGATTGTTATTGGCAAAACGCCAAGTTTTATCAAGGACTTTAAGCTCAGAAGGATCAAAAACAATGGTGGTATGGTCCGGATAAATGGTAATTTCACTTTTTACACGCACAAAACTCCCGGTCTCAAGCTGATCTTGCCTGTAAGTGAGGTCAATGTTTGACTCATCCCAAATGGCTTCCATGGCAAGATTGTTGAAGGTAAGTCCAGAGCTTAACATCTGTTTTTTTGAGAACACATAAAAAGATGCCAGGACTTCATCACTCACATTTAGCTTGGAAGTGTTAAAGTCCAGATTGGTATTATATAAGAAGTTGCCGTTGTAATAAATGGTATCTATACTCGAAAAAAAGTTAAGTATTGTATTGTCCGGCGTTTGGTAAAAAGCTCCTTCAATTAGCGTGTTTTTGGAAATGGAAGCTTTGGGTTCAAATAAATTGATGATCGGGTTGATGTCTATGAAATTCAGGTTAATATCAATATTGTAGGGTTCTGGTTTCGCTATTTTTTTTCTTGAAACGGGTTTTTCCGAATTGGTCAAAAGCGCAAAATATTCCTTTCCTAAAGTTTGAACGTCATTGACAAGTTCATTCACCTTGAATTTCCCGGATATGCCAGCTACCAAAAGGTCTGAATTCAGGGAAATCAAGCGGGAATCGTCAGTAAAAAGAGACTGAAAGAAAAAATTGTCAATATAGAGATTTCTTCCTTCATAGCTAAGGTTGATGTCACTGAATCTCGCTATTCCTTCGATATCATCCAAAGTGATTCCCTTGGTGTCCATGTCAACTTTTCCACTTACGAAGGTTTCACGCTCCATAAACCCAAGATTTTTGAGAAATGCGGTGTCCAATTCCACATTCAACCGGATGGAATCTTTCCCATCCCTTACATCAAGGACACCTCTGATTTCTCCTTTTAGGTTAGGGTCATTGACAACCAGTTTTCCACGGAACAAATCCTTACCATAAGTCGCATTTGTTTTGATGTTGACATAATTGTAACCATTTACCCCGGCAGTTTTAATGTCCGCATCGATTTCCAATAGGGCATTTTGTATGGAGAGGCCCCTGCCTCTTATATTTCCTGTCAGGTTGACTTTTTGAAACCTCTGCCTGTCTTCCAATAAGACTCCTATGTCCAAATTTCTGAGTTCGACCCTTCCGGTGTAGGTAGGTTCACCGTTTTCTGATCTGTAATGTAACCTTCCGATCATATTTCCTATACCTGTCCGGAAGTTGCCATTGGCTGTAAATATATGCAGATAGCCTGAAAAATCGGTGTCAAATCGGATGTCCCTGAATTTATTGATCTCTTTTCTGGCTTCATCTGAAATGTAAGGTGCGAGGTCATTGCTGTTAAGCACGGAGTTCATTAGGGACATCTGGAAAAAAGTCTCATTGATGTAGGGTAAGCCCTCTATTCTGAATTTTCCAAAAAGCGCACTCCTTAGCCCAAACCGGATGAGCAGCTGCTCGGAAGAAAAATCCGAAACAGTACCTATAACCTCTCCACTTAAGAATATCCTGTCTTCGATATTAGGCAGCTCCTCTGAAAAATACCTTAAATCCTGGATATCAAGAGCAGTTTCATCCAGTCTTGCAGTAATCCGTACCTCCTTGTTAAAGTTATTTAAGGAGCGGATGGAGTCAAAATCAAATCTCAGGTAGTTTTTGATTTCTGTTTTATTGGAGCGCAGAAAGAGGTCACTGAACTCCATGGAATTAGGCGTGTAGGTAAAATCAGTCTTAAGTTGCTGAAAAACCATTCCTGAGGTTGATTCTACCCCCCTCAGATAATTTACTTTCATTCCTATTTCAGGTCCTTTGGAATAAAAGCCGTCCACATCGGCAATCAGTTCGCGAAATCTTAGGTTGGTGTAATCAAAGCCTGAAGTGACAGGGGCTGTGACATAATTGATGATGTCCAAAGAGGTTTCCTTGAAGAAAATATTGTTGATATTGAATTTTCCTGAAGGTTGTGTAGGATCTTTTTTTCCGGGAAGTATTTCGTTGAACCTGCTGAAAAATTCGGCAATATTCATCTGGTAGTCATCGTCATGGGAAATAAGTCGGACGTAACCTTTCTCCATTTTAATTTGATCCAAGGCTGGGTTAGACCTGTCCAACAAGCCCTGCAAGGAAAAATCAATATAAACTTCCTCCAGATCTACCATGAGGCTATCCTGGTGGTCATAAATAATGACGTCTTTTAGTGACACCGCATCCCACCAGCGGATTCTGACTTTAGAAATACTTGTATTAAAC
This Cecembia calidifontis DNA region includes the following protein-coding sequences:
- a CDS encoding translocation/assembly module TamB domain-containing protein, whose translation is MEKNPKVTEILLKALRLTFRLLLFLVFGVLLIAISLQIPAVQTKIIGWLTTYITDNTGFNTSISKVRIRWWDAVSLKDVIIYDHQDSLMVDLEEVYIDFSLQGLLDRSNPALDQIKMEKGYVRLISHDDDYQMNIAEFFSRFNEILPGKKDPTQPSGKFNINNIFFKETSLDIINYVTAPVTSGFDYTNLRFRELIADVDGFYSKGPEIGMKVNYLRGVESTSGMVFQQLKTDFTYTPNSMEFSDLFLRSNKTEIKNYLRFDFDSIRSLNNFNKEVRITARLDETALDIQDLRYFSEELPNIEDRIFLSGEVIGTVSDFSSEQLLIRFGLRSALFGKFRIEGLPYINETFFQMSLMNSVLNSNDLAPYISDEARKEINKFRDIRFDTDFSGYLHIFTANGNFRTGIGNMIGRLHYRSENGEPTYTGRVELRNLDIGVLLEDRQRFQKVNLTGNIRGRGLSIQNALLEIDADIKTAGVNGYNYVNIKTNATYGKDLFRGKLVVNDPNLKGEIRGVLDVRDGKDSIRLNVELDTAFLKNLGFMERETFVSGKVDMDTKGITLDDIEGIARFSDINLSYEGRNLYIDNFFFQSLFTDDSRLISLNSDLLVAGISGKFKVNELVNDVQTLGKEYFALLTNSEKPVSRKKIAKPEPYNIDINLNFIDINPIINLFEPKASISKNTLIEGAFYQTPDNTILNFFSSIDTIYYNGNFLYNTNLDFNTSKLNVSDEVLASFYVFSKKQMLSSGLTFNNLAMEAIWDESNIDLTYRQDQLETGSFVRVKSEITIYPDHTTIVFDPSELKVLDKTWRFANNNQIYITGKTFLFDNIKLFNENQFISFNGTISPDPKDILSLQINELNLDFFNTLSTKEFEGYANGQFGLSNFYENIGVNGQLKIEEMYINKFLVGDIDAATYFSDRLIHLDLTNTREDKKVITVNGYLGSDDDELALKASLNDTDLSVLEPFLSDYLTRLGGTVSGELIIEGTINFPVVLGTGRLNGGTVLINYLNTFYTVNGNVIFNPNEISFRELQLRDVNGNIARMRGGISHDYFSDFILDISSNLENFQVLNTTIRDNDLFYGTAYVTGSLNIFGAANNLDITARATSQPNTRIYIPFGSSNEQAQEEFINIINIRDTSRVQMELVEGVEKLAINNVRMNFNFDVTPDAYIEIQIDPRTGENIQGRGRGVINMNIDTQGNFSMLGNYEITEAKYNFSLYNVIRREFIVQPGSRISWFGDPYEGVMDIKAYYQESVSLQSLQRVQVGGIEDPQMRRRFPLKVLMNLKGNLLSPDISFSFDFSEFPTEGNVQTYISAFQNRVANDEQEKNRQVFSVIMMRSFSPEGQFSGVGNIATSNLSQLLSSQLNSFIAQVDQNLEVDIDLANLDQNTLETFQLRVAYTFLDGRLRVSRDGGFTDLQGNADLNSIAGDWQAEYLITEDGRYRMRIYNRNNFNTFTSLSLARNVATYGISVSQYVSFNSFSELISRIKKKETERLRINDTDDFLRYQFEEERGWRPIPLENLENSVSPLDYQFSQPDRIYRKEEEE